In Bythopirellula goksoeyrii, a single window of DNA contains:
- a CDS encoding response regulator, whose protein sequence is MLVLSRGPQDKIVFPNLGITVEILRVDGHRVRVGVDAPKDIRILRHELTETLNGELQSEAEREAESKRTHDLRNRLNGAQLSLSLMEKQLDRGMHDEALASLHSAIHEIDQLDGSAKTEVSDDSVGEPANPIPRALLVEDDSNECELLAGYLRMSGYEVETAQDGLQAMVQLARRDRPDVVLLDMHMPRMDGPKTVKSIRLNPDYSGVKVFAVTGSQPEEMNVEIGPRGVDRWFQKPIRPQELVDSLNDELLGAAKVH, encoded by the coding sequence ATGCTTGTTTTGTCTCGAGGACCCCAAGATAAAATTGTTTTCCCCAACCTCGGCATTACGGTCGAGATCCTGCGTGTTGACGGCCATCGAGTGCGCGTGGGGGTGGATGCCCCCAAAGACATTCGTATCCTACGACATGAGTTGACCGAAACACTCAACGGCGAGTTGCAGAGTGAAGCCGAACGAGAGGCTGAATCGAAACGGACCCACGATCTTCGCAATCGACTCAACGGCGCCCAGCTTTCCCTGAGCTTGATGGAAAAGCAACTCGATCGAGGAATGCATGATGAGGCTTTGGCCTCACTACATTCGGCGATTCACGAGATTGACCAGCTAGATGGCAGTGCGAAAACAGAAGTTTCCGATGATTCTGTTGGAGAACCGGCGAACCCTATTCCTCGTGCCCTGCTAGTGGAAGACGATTCCAATGAATGTGAGTTGCTGGCCGGCTATCTGCGAATGAGCGGCTATGAAGTCGAGACTGCTCAAGACGGCTTGCAAGCAATGGTGCAACTAGCGCGCCGGGATCGTCCCGACGTAGTGCTACTCGACATGCACATGCCGCGCATGGACGGACCGAAGACGGTCAAATCGATTCGCTTGAATCCGGACTATAGCGGTGTGAAGGTGTTCGCCGTGACAGGCTCGCAGCCCGAAGAAATGAATGTGGAAATCGGACCGCGTGGTGTAGATCGCTGGTTCCAAAAGCCCATTCGCCCTCAAGAGTTGGTCGATTCCTTAAATGATGAGCTTCTTGGTGCGGCGAAGGTCCATTGA
- a CDS encoding ATP-binding response regulator, producing MENQCRACLTRYGFAVLATVVATWARMSMHGWLDDHMPFGIYFLSAMLTVWVAGVGPAILSLFSGIAAGVYWVIEPRYSWTVTEPADQFSLAIYAVVGTAAIAIYWRADSRQVAVNLQSAANAELTEQLRAADRKKDNWLALLAHELRNPLAPIRSGIDLLDRETLKSEQVREIRKTMRRQTEQLLRIVEDLLDVSRYTRGQLRLECETVDLREIVKEAIEMVAPMIAENNHDLKEVKYCQPLVVNGDPTRLIQVVSNLLCNAAKYTPRGGRIQVLLDGDSDSARVCVIDNGIGITKELQSSVFDLFAQADSPRNRDRQGLGIGLALVKSLMDMHSGQVALHSDGPGKGSHFTITLPRQDSAMLVKVEPPESTPEVADSASIEGATVLLIDDNQEAVHTLEALLSLDGCRTYAAFDGPSGLEAMTVVQPDFVLLDIGMPGMDGYEVVRRIRKEAALPRPIVIAISGWGSEEDRQRALRAGFDDHLAKPVDYGELVDLLLAKASKCDAMESIAEGRKPQDLLRDKGFQPVK from the coding sequence ATGGAAAATCAGTGTCGTGCGTGTCTGACAAGATACGGCTTTGCCGTACTAGCGACCGTGGTGGCAACTTGGGCGCGCATGTCGATGCATGGCTGGCTGGATGATCATATGCCTTTTGGCATCTATTTTCTTTCGGCAATGTTGACAGTCTGGGTAGCTGGAGTTGGTCCAGCAATACTATCTCTATTCTCCGGCATCGCGGCGGGGGTGTATTGGGTCATTGAACCTCGCTATAGCTGGACGGTCACCGAACCCGCAGACCAATTTTCACTGGCAATTTATGCAGTCGTTGGAACAGCGGCAATCGCAATTTACTGGCGCGCGGACTCCAGGCAGGTCGCAGTCAATCTTCAATCGGCAGCCAATGCGGAACTTACCGAACAACTCCGAGCAGCAGACCGCAAGAAAGATAACTGGCTGGCACTGCTTGCTCACGAGCTGCGAAATCCGTTGGCTCCGATTCGCTCGGGTATCGACCTGCTCGATCGAGAAACGTTGAAGTCCGAACAAGTCCGCGAAATTCGCAAGACGATGCGCCGGCAAACCGAACAGCTTTTGCGTATTGTGGAAGATTTGCTCGATGTCTCTCGCTACACCCGAGGGCAACTGCGACTGGAATGCGAGACAGTCGATCTTCGCGAGATCGTCAAGGAAGCGATAGAAATGGTCGCACCTATGATTGCAGAAAACAATCATGACTTGAAAGAAGTGAAATACTGCCAACCCTTGGTCGTCAATGGCGATCCAACAAGACTGATTCAAGTCGTTTCGAACTTGCTATGCAACGCGGCAAAATATACACCCCGCGGTGGGCGGATCCAAGTCTTGCTGGATGGTGACTCTGATTCGGCGCGAGTTTGTGTCATCGACAACGGGATCGGGATCACCAAAGAATTGCAAAGTAGTGTGTTTGATCTCTTTGCTCAAGCGGACTCACCTCGCAATCGTGATCGGCAAGGACTGGGTATAGGCTTGGCATTAGTGAAATCACTCATGGATATGCATAGTGGCCAGGTTGCCTTGCACAGCGACGGGCCCGGGAAGGGGAGTCACTTTACCATCACGCTGCCGAGACAGGATTCGGCGATGCTGGTAAAAGTCGAACCTCCCGAGTCAACTCCAGAAGTAGCAGATTCGGCATCTATCGAAGGTGCAACGGTGTTGCTCATCGACGACAATCAAGAGGCAGTACATACCCTCGAAGCTCTGCTCTCGCTAGATGGTTGCCGGACTTACGCCGCGTTCGATGGGCCGTCAGGACTTGAGGCGATGACGGTCGTGCAACCTGATTTTGTTTTGCTTGACATTGGCATGCCGGGAATGGATGGATATGAAGTTGTCCGCAGGATCCGCAAGGAAGCCGCGTTGCCGAGGCCCATCGTAATTGCCATCTCGGGTTGGGGTAGTGAAGAAGATCGTCAACGAGCTTTGAGGGCGGGATTTGATGACCATCTTGCCAAACCAGTCGACTATGGCGAACTCGTCGACTTGCTTCTTGCGAAGGCAAGTAAATGTGATGCGATGGAAAGCATCGCCGAAGGCCGCAAACCTCAAGATTTGCTCCGTGACAAAGGCTTCCAGCCTGTGAAATGA
- a CDS encoding CBS domain-containing protein: MKHPELAHDIMVSRLITLRPEMHVFKGVAHLLKNNITGAPVVAPQGNYLGVFSEKCCMSVLTLTAQLACEDEKNLAHRLHAKDVMVSRLLTLSPEMDVFDAIGLLLKNHISGAPVVDRDQNFLGVFSEKTSMRVLISSAYDQLPTTRVEAFMNEESQRVIDEDLDLISIAQIFLDTPYRRLEVLRDGRLLGQISRRDVLKAQHHLSKFVSNPDDNLTNNNWMIHRSDGDSEASDEEVPTPEVGSFMDQKARTIDEETDFLEIARIFLDTPYRRLPVLRDQELVGQISRRDVLNAAHDLMAVPPPKQETTLLYLSSIVERNDAPID, encoded by the coding sequence ATGAAGCATCCAGAACTCGCTCATGACATCATGGTGAGCCGGCTAATAACGCTGCGTCCCGAGATGCATGTATTCAAAGGGGTAGCACACTTACTGAAAAATAATATCACCGGCGCACCGGTCGTTGCACCTCAAGGGAATTATCTCGGGGTGTTTTCTGAGAAGTGCTGTATGAGTGTGCTGACACTCACAGCTCAACTGGCGTGTGAAGATGAGAAGAATCTAGCCCACAGACTGCATGCCAAAGATGTTATGGTGAGTCGATTGCTGACTCTGTCTCCAGAGATGGATGTCTTCGATGCGATTGGATTGTTATTGAAAAACCACATCTCCGGGGCACCGGTCGTGGATCGCGATCAAAATTTTCTCGGCGTCTTCTCGGAAAAAACGAGTATGCGGGTACTGATATCATCAGCTTATGACCAGTTGCCAACGACTCGCGTAGAGGCATTTATGAACGAGGAATCTCAACGAGTGATCGATGAGGATTTGGATTTGATTTCCATCGCACAGATTTTTCTAGACACGCCCTATCGTCGCCTAGAAGTCCTGCGGGATGGTCGCCTGCTCGGACAGATTAGTCGGCGAGATGTCTTAAAAGCCCAACATCATTTGTCTAAGTTTGTCAGCAACCCGGACGATAATCTCACAAACAACAATTGGATGATTCATAGAAGTGATGGGGATTCGGAGGCCAGCGACGAAGAGGTACCGACCCCCGAAGTCGGTTCTTTTATGGACCAAAAGGCGCGCACCATCGACGAAGAGACGGATTTCCTAGAGATCGCGAGAATCTTTCTAGATACTCCTTATCGACGACTACCCGTCTTACGAGATCAGGAGTTAGTTGGTCAGATAAGTCGGCGTGATGTACTCAATGCAGCCCACGACCTGATGGCTGTACCACCGCCGAAACAGGAGACAACGCTGCTTTACTTGAGTTCGATTGTTGAACGAAACGATGCTCCGATTGATTGA
- a CDS encoding beta strand repeat-containing protein, with the protein MILQRAFCTFLLCFGWLTLNTVHAVDREWNQVTGTTGYISATNWTPNGTPSGADNVSFGPNLVGLDVDVVLAAAGLALANDMTFTDGHVEFVGFGGVQLDNNGIVTIDDVFADMLSNGAMVTLNGSGGVVWDSVGDAIVGDSGFGTFTLNSGGNFRALNVIIGDDLGSVGEVNVDGSTMTTDGLNSGNGYVIGNSGTGTLNVIGGGLARIANDTSGGIADFQLGLTADGEGTLNINGAGSSVIAEDLFVGSNGTGNLNITAGGVLNQNIHTSPDAFVAANVGSSGDIMVNGDGSQWLMARLEIGNLGDATLSVEDGGLVRSNSNDMVLAVAGGSGNVAVFGTPDTGSGANISTLDATNNLFVGSEGLGELRVGVDLGADLNSDPVGAGHALLEVGTNLRIGANATNQLENIAYISGPNTTVTVGNILYAGENGKGTLELRDGATLTAAFPRIGSGTMSNGTLLVTGTDTMFTATNDSVIGTNGTGNATVSDGAVLNNAGDFWVGYQSNASGILTIDNAIVNATTSNSGDVQIGGRTDGSGGTGIVTIQNGGTLNVSDEAYIGGNATSSGTLIVTGQDSLYFHKDGSVNDILRIGYGGEGHAEVRDGGRIDAEGIVIGSLAGSAEADLLVTGSNNGTPSTVDIDGYLYVGDARKGTMTVEQGAQARVATSDPTHRIFIGDNGAADGSKLTIDGVGSRLDYHGTGDVSVGNAGGSTSSRATLEVTDGGVFSAVQRDPNDNNIILSEARIIVGDITGGNGQVIVQDPGSRVEAEAMYVGDGDSSSSGILDISNGGVVELTDEFQAASFGSGVGTVNVDGPNSLLEVGTSFSLGDDTLGGATNGANGMMHVTEGGTVTNGGQAYIGHFTSSFGTATLGSTTANTSSWDIGGELTIAGTETSSQQSGFGILNVNEGGLVSIASNLRIRNLGDVNLDGGEVVVGENILFTDAGSTFNFNTGTLRFSNSTGATLNSNLLGRIFNGGPQTLSADMHLAVDGLAALGGPLRVNGGTLSVGAISKANFANVDFDAGTLNFTDTGLVVTDAGLFGSTLVVDEDETVNVATSLFVQADGLLNVARGSISAFGGVNSGTTVLTEGTASFGSSLTNNNTLVLIDSTINGDVVNNGTLELVGNNTFTGNVTLSSLGSLGLDLGGTLPGEFDVLHTNEFLSLDGTLKVSLDSGFQPQLGDSFGILRGDTGFAGTFDTLNLPALSPGLAWQLNPGAITVFLNVVSSTATGDFDNDGDIDGRDFLVWQRGGSPNGINSGDLALWQSQYGATPLAPLATAVPEPPAVALACCLALMVLTYRCHGID; encoded by the coding sequence ATGATTCTGCAACGAGCTTTTTGTACCTTTTTACTTTGCTTCGGTTGGCTGACACTAAACACTGTCCATGCTGTGGATCGCGAATGGAATCAGGTCACAGGTACGACCGGCTATATCTCTGCGACGAACTGGACGCCCAATGGCACCCCCAGCGGGGCAGATAACGTCTCGTTTGGACCCAATTTGGTCGGGCTCGATGTCGACGTGGTTCTGGCCGCCGCGGGACTCGCACTGGCCAACGACATGACGTTTACCGATGGCCATGTTGAATTCGTCGGATTCGGTGGTGTTCAACTTGACAACAACGGAATAGTGACGATAGACGACGTATTTGCCGACATGTTGTCCAACGGCGCGATGGTTACTCTGAACGGTAGTGGCGGAGTGGTTTGGGATAGCGTCGGCGATGCGATCGTCGGCGATTCCGGTTTCGGCACGTTTACCCTCAACAGCGGCGGCAACTTTCGTGCGCTGAATGTCATCATCGGCGACGATCTTGGCTCCGTGGGAGAAGTCAACGTCGACGGCAGTACCATGACCACCGACGGTCTGAACTCCGGCAATGGCTACGTTATCGGCAATAGCGGCACTGGCACGCTCAACGTTATCGGAGGAGGGTTGGCCCGAATTGCCAACGACACAAGTGGCGGCATCGCCGACTTCCAGCTCGGCCTCACCGCCGACGGCGAAGGGACACTCAATATCAATGGCGCTGGCTCGAGCGTCATTGCAGAAGATTTATTCGTTGGGAGCAATGGCACAGGAAATCTTAATATCACCGCCGGTGGCGTGCTCAACCAAAACATCCATACAAGTCCCGATGCCTTTGTCGCGGCTAATGTTGGCTCAAGCGGCGACATCATGGTCAACGGAGATGGTTCTCAATGGTTGATGGCGAGGCTGGAGATTGGCAACCTGGGCGACGCGACCCTCTCAGTCGAAGATGGCGGCTTGGTCCGCAGTAACAGCAACGACATGGTGCTCGCTGTCGCGGGGGGCTCAGGCAATGTCGCCGTGTTCGGCACTCCTGATACGGGCTCGGGGGCCAACATCTCGACACTCGACGCCACCAACAATCTGTTTGTCGGAAGCGAGGGGCTGGGTGAACTTCGTGTCGGGGTAGATCTTGGCGCGGATCTCAATAGCGATCCCGTTGGTGCTGGTCACGCACTCTTAGAGGTTGGGACCAATCTGCGCATCGGCGCAAACGCCACCAACCAGCTTGAGAATATCGCTTACATCAGCGGCCCGAACACCACCGTCACCGTGGGGAACATTCTTTACGCAGGTGAGAATGGCAAAGGTACGCTCGAACTCCGCGACGGGGCCACCCTCACGGCCGCGTTTCCTCGCATTGGCTCGGGGACAATGTCCAATGGAACGCTCCTGGTGACCGGCACGGACACTATGTTCACTGCAACCAATGATTCTGTGATCGGCACCAACGGCACGGGTAACGCCACCGTCAGCGACGGGGCTGTTCTTAACAACGCCGGAGACTTCTGGGTCGGCTACCAGAGCAATGCCTCCGGTATACTTACCATCGACAACGCTATTGTCAACGCGACCACCAGCAACAGCGGCGATGTGCAGATCGGCGGTCGTACTGACGGCAGCGGCGGCACTGGCATTGTCACCATCCAAAACGGCGGCACACTCAACGTCAGCGACGAAGCATACATCGGTGGCAACGCAACCTCCTCGGGCACACTTATCGTCACTGGTCAAGACTCGCTTTACTTCCACAAGGATGGCAGTGTGAATGACATTCTTCGCATTGGTTATGGTGGCGAAGGCCATGCCGAGGTTCGCGATGGTGGACGCATCGATGCCGAGGGGATCGTCATTGGTAGTCTCGCAGGCAGCGCCGAAGCCGACCTGCTCGTCACCGGCTCTAACAATGGAACCCCTTCTACGGTCGATATCGACGGCTACCTCTACGTCGGCGATGCTCGCAAAGGGACAATGACTGTCGAACAGGGTGCTCAGGCGCGGGTCGCCACCAGTGACCCCACGCATCGCATCTTCATCGGTGACAATGGTGCCGCCGATGGCTCGAAGCTCACCATTGACGGGGTGGGATCTCGATTGGACTACCACGGTACAGGCGACGTCAGCGTCGGCAACGCCGGTGGCAGCACCAGCAGCCGAGCGACACTCGAAGTCACCGACGGCGGTGTTTTCTCCGCCGTCCAGCGTGATCCAAACGACAACAACATCATCCTCTCCGAAGCACGCATCATCGTCGGCGACATTACTGGTGGCAATGGACAGGTGATCGTTCAAGACCCCGGATCGCGAGTCGAAGCAGAGGCCATGTACGTTGGTGATGGCGACAGCAGCTCTTCGGGCATTCTCGACATCTCCAATGGCGGGGTCGTTGAACTGACCGATGAGTTTCAGGCGGCCTCTTTTGGAAGTGGGGTTGGTACCGTCAATGTGGATGGCCCGAATTCGCTGCTGGAGGTCGGCACCAGCTTCTCCCTGGGTGACGACACGCTAGGTGGTGCCACCAACGGCGCTAACGGCATGATGCACGTTACCGAAGGTGGAACCGTCACCAATGGCGGGCAAGCGTACATCGGTCATTTCACTAGCAGCTTCGGCACAGCCACGCTCGGCAGTACGACAGCCAATACCTCCTCCTGGGACATCGGCGGCGAACTCACGATCGCGGGAACCGAAACATCTTCACAGCAAAGCGGCTTTGGCATTTTAAACGTGAACGAGGGTGGCCTTGTCTCTATCGCCAGCAATTTGCGCATCCGCAACCTGGGCGACGTCAACCTTGATGGTGGTGAGGTCGTCGTCGGCGAGAACATTCTATTCACAGACGCAGGCTCCACTTTTAATTTCAACACGGGCACGCTGCGGTTTAGCAACTCTACGGGAGCTACTCTCAACTCGAACTTGCTTGGGCGTATATTCAATGGCGGTCCTCAAACGCTATCCGCTGATATGCACCTGGCGGTCGACGGACTTGCGGCGCTCGGCGGACCCTTGCGCGTCAATGGCGGTACGCTCAGCGTGGGAGCAATTTCGAAGGCGAATTTCGCCAACGTCGACTTCGATGCAGGGACGCTGAACTTCACTGACACAGGTTTGGTGGTTACCGATGCGGGACTGTTCGGCAGCACGCTTGTTGTCGATGAAGATGAAACCGTCAATGTAGCGACGTCGCTGTTCGTCCAAGCCGATGGGCTGCTCAATGTGGCACGTGGGTCGATCTCCGCTTTCGGCGGTGTCAACTCGGGCACGACGGTTCTCACCGAAGGAACCGCGTCGTTTGGGTCGAGTCTGACAAACAACAACACCTTGGTGCTAATTGATTCAACAATCAATGGCGATGTCGTCAACAACGGCACGCTCGAACTTGTCGGCAACAATACCTTTACTGGCAACGTGACGCTTTCGTCCCTCGGTTCGCTGGGGCTCGATCTGGGTGGCACGCTTCCCGGAGAATTTGATGTACTGCACACGAACGAGTTTCTCTCGCTCGATGGTACTCTAAAGGTGTCGCTTGACAGCGGGTTCCAGCCGCAATTGGGTGATTCGTTCGGAATCTTGCGCGGCGACACGGGCTTTGCGGGCACCTTCGACACGCTCAATCTGCCTGCTCTCAGTCCTGGGCTCGCGTGGCAGTTGAACCCCGGCGCAATCACGGTGTTCCTGAATGTAGTATCAAGCACCGCCACCGGCGATTTCGACAACGACGGCGACATCGACGGTCGGGATTTTCTCGTCTGGCAACGGGGTGGTTCTCCCAACGGGATAAACAGTGGCGACTTGGCGTTGTGGCAATCGCAGTATGGAGCAACACCGCTGGCCCCTTTGGCAACGGCCGTTCCTGAACCTCCCGCTGTCGCCTTGGCCTGTTGTCTTGCGCTCATGGTATTGACTTACCGCTGCCATGGGATTGATTGA